A genomic segment from Camarhynchus parvulus chromosome 7, STF_HiC, whole genome shotgun sequence encodes:
- the TWIST2 gene encoding twist-related protein 2: MEESSSSPVSPVDSLGTSEEELERQPKRFGRKRRYSKKSSEDGSPNPGKRGKKSSPSSQSYEELQSQRILANVRERQRTQSLNEAFAALRKIIPTLPSDKLSKIQTLKLAARYIDFLYQVLQSDEMDSKMTSCSYVAHERLSYAFSVWRMEGAWSMSASH, encoded by the coding sequence ATGGAAGAAAGCTCCAGTTCTCCTGTTTCCCCTGTGGATAGCTTGGGGACCAGTGAAGAGGAGCTGGAAAGGCAGCCAAAGAGATTTGGCAGGAAGAGAAGATACAGTAAGAAGTCCAGCGAAGATGGCAGCCCCAACCcagggaagagggggaaaaagtccAGTCCCAGCTCCCAATCGTACGAAGAACTGCAGAGCCAGAGGATCCTGGCCAACGTCAGAGAGCGGCAGAGGACTCAGTCGCTCAACGAAGCTTTTGCCGCCCTGAGGAAAATCATCCCCACGCTGCCCTCTGACAAACTGAGTAAAATCCAGACGCTCAAGCTGGCGGCTCGGTACATAGACTTCCTCTACCAGGTGCTACAGAGCGACGAGATGGACAGTAAGATGACGAGCTGCAGTTACGTGGCTCACGAGAGGCTCAGTTATGCCTTCTCCGTGTGGAGGATGGAGGGAGCGTGGTCCATGTCGGCCTCCCACTAG